Genomic DNA from Brassica rapa cultivar Chiifu-401-42 chromosome A04, CAAS_Brap_v3.01, whole genome shotgun sequence:
AACAgaacaacaagaacaagaacaggCCACACGGTTTCAACTTAATTTTAATTgaacaacaagaacaacaacagGCCACTCGTTTTAATTGCCAACTTGCTTCAACATTAAATCTGCATCAACATACAGATATTACATGAGTGATAATTTCGTATGGGAAAAGAACCTGCAGACAGAATCCAAACAAAATCGATCAAACTTGCATAATCACGAAGAAAAGTATCAAAATATCAGATGAGCAAAAGATGAGACATTACGTCTCCTGGCTTGATGATAGCCTTGATTTGGCTCAGCTTAGGAGACAATGCAGTCTTAGACGCAGAGCCATTCCCAAACAGAGAAGCTTTGAGACCGAGATCATCCTTTCTCACGAGTGACCGAGATCAAAGCTACCGGGAACCCATATAACCTGATTAAGTAGAACCTCATTAGCTTCAATTGCATCAATGGCTCCTTCCAAAAGCAACTTCGTCACAACCTCATTGAAACGAGCAACAACCTTGAAAGATAAAAAACGAATCTATCAGAACTCAAAAGCCTGAAAAGGTGAAGACTTTGCGAAAGTTGGAGAGCTCAGGATGGCGAATCGAAGCCCTTCCCCTCTAATCAGCGACCCGGTAACATGTCGAACAGCGTCAGTTACGAACGACGAGCGTAGCTCCTTCTCTACAATGAGTGGTGACGCGAAACCTAAGGACAATGAATCCCCAGAATCCAAaatcaatataaataaaaaatagacgAATTTGGGATGATGTAGAGTGCAAAAGTGATTACCTTTAACAGGATCACCATTGATACAATCCAACCCGCTTTCACTACCAGAAGCTCTCTCCTCCGCAGCTTCATCTCATCTCTCCTCTCCTCTGCAGCTTCATCTCGTCTCTTCGTGCCGTCGTCGGATTGGAGGTTCCAACCGGGAGAGAACTTTCGcgtgagagagagaagagagaaacgACGAAGAAGGAACACACCTCCTCTGACCTTTCAAGTGCCTATACGTGTCAACAAGAAACGCCTCATCCTGTCCCTAATTAAAAGACGTTTCTTCcataattatgtattttttattttattttccgtCTCTTAAGGACGGCGATAATTGTGCTCTAAAGGTGTTTGTTGGACAAAGAAATTAAGTGCCAAAGAGTTTTGGTTTGCATTATGTCCAAAGGAAATGTAAAACTTTGATCTATTCAACAAGTTGAGATTTTCTAAAGCATtcttatagataaacaaacaCAAATCATGTACTACTATTTTGTAAGAATGTAACCTCATCAACAAAATGCAAATGTAAAATCAACTAAACCCTTCCACTCTTTCACATAACTTCTGGAAATCATCGGGGGGCAAGGTTGATGTAGCCACAATCGCGTAAATCAAGGGATTTGAGGTGAGGACAATTCTCAACAATGGCGTTTACGCCGGTGTCTGTTAACATGTTCCCAATAAGCTGGAGGTGGTGAAGACCGGGCATTGTTTTAGCAATTGCCAAAGCATCATCATCAGACTCGTCCTCCAAGTAGTAGCAACCCACATTGTTTAGCTTCAGAGTCTTGAGAAGCGGGCAGGAACGGCCTATAGATTCCAAATCCAATTCCATAAAATAGAAGTAAGAAAGTTCAAGGTGTTCAAGCAATTTGAGCTTCATGACTGCTCCCAAAAGTCCCACATCCGTTATGCCATTGCACTCAGTAAGTACAAGCTGTTTCAGGTTACTTGACCTGTATCCATACCAAAGTcatataaaaacacaaactaTTATTTGCAACCAACACATAGACATAGAATCAGGAATCAGAGTTTTAGGGTTCGTTTCACCTGTCAGCTAGGTAGGCGAGGAGAGAATCGGTGCCGACGTACTCAATGTTGATCTCCAGCAAGCCTCCCTGGCTTAGATCAACGGCGCGACGGCACATGGCCTCCGCGGCATGATAATAATCCTTGGCTTCTTTGTATTCTCCCATGTTTGACATCTCTATTTTCCGCCACATCAGGGGGTCTTGACAGACGCGTCGCCACGATCTGCACACGTTCCGAGCGTTTCCTAGTCTATCAGGCACGCTAAGACGGTGAAGAATCGAGTAGATCAGCTCCGATGGAAGCTCCGCCCAGTTTATAAGTTTTGCGTCTTTCATCTCACCGGAGATAAAGAGGACGAATCAGTTTCTGAAGGTTAAAGTAAAGATTGTGTGACTCTCCGGGTCCCTCTCTAATTAAGTTCCTAATGATAAACTAAATTTACGAAACAAACCCAATATTTAGAGTGAATATTGGGCCTAAGCCCATGACTGTTTAACGTAGTTAGAAAAATGGAAATAGAAGAAGATAGGAAAAGGAAACCTTGTAAATTTAATCGTGACAATTGAAATCTCCCTCAGCTATAAATAAAAGCTTCTCTCTCATTCTTCTGATTTCCATTAGGGTTAAGGATGGCTCACAGATCAGCAACAGGGATTCATTCTTCATGGAGCTGTATGAGATTGTGAATGATCACTCGTTGGATGCAATCATCTCGTGGaccaacaacagcaacaacagtTTCATCGTTTGGGATGTCCCCCGGTTTTGCACAAAGATTCTTCCCAAATCTGTAGAGTTCGGCAGGAATTTCTCAGAGTTTGTGTCCGAGCTTCGCCATCATGGTTTTCAGAGAATCGGTTGGTTCGAGTTTGGGCATAATAACTTCGTGAGAAGTCGACCTTGGCTTTTGAAGAGGATGGTGCCGAGCAAAGCTTGGGACGACAAGTTTGGTGCTAAACTCAAAGCGAAGAGAGACAAAGCCAAAGCAAAGAAAGCTAGAGCCAAAGTTGTTCGTCTCCTGGAGAATTTACAAATCTGATTATTCTTTACGTGTAATGAAACTTGGAAATTTCCGAAACAATATTAGTTCTGTTCTATTTTCGAATTCAGTAGATGTTTGTATGATGATGATCTCTGCCTTATCTTGTCTCCAAATCTTTGATTCTTATAGTTTTATCTTTGCCTTGTGAATCACAAACCATAATAGAATACGCGCATTGGCTTACTATATGAGAACATAAAACAGGACAGTTTATAATTCACCGagttttatagaaaataaaatcataataaataCTAATGTCTAGACCTACCCGAAACAGAAAAATAGTGGAAAAGTATTGCAGACACTAGAGTGGTGGTAATCAAAATACTTGGGATTcgcattttgatatttttaaacttttccATCAGCTGAGATCCCTTCACATTGTCCTGCACATCATCTTGCACATCGTATTGATAGTTAAATCCAGATAGGTACTCTGATGTACTTGCAAGAGAAGAAGGACGAAGTGATACCAAATTTTCATCAAAATCAGATATAACCCAAATGTCTGAAGAGATGCAAGAGAGCTTGTTCGTCTTTGGATAATACTTGAACAACCTCTTCTTATTGTCACAGAAGAAAAAATTTCCTTCCTTACAAACCGCCACGGGCCTAAACCACACCTTAGAAGGTTCAAGGTCGCGGAGGCATAAATCTATGGTGTAAGTCATGCTCCATGTTTTTTCTTGTGCATCTATGGTCCATAGCACTAGATTCCAAACAGGGACAGTATCAGGTGTGGCTATGGCTAGACTGTATTGAAAGTTCACTAGTTGATCTAAGTCCGAGGATTCTGGCGGAACTGGGACATCACGGAACTTTTCGGTATGAAGGTCCAAAGCTAGTATGTTATCACCGTCCAGCATCTCTAACCAGTAGATGGATCCATTGACACACACAGACTTCTTCCTTGGATCCACACGATAAGGAGGCGGATTCACTATCCACCATTCCCCAATGCTCACATCAAGAATCTCACAATAAAGTTTAGGTTCAAAGAACATCCTCACTACTTTATAGTTTCCATTAACTTGGTCCTTACCAAATCCATCGCCCAATATCCAGGGAAAATATTCCACCATGGGGCTGCAATTCAGTGAAAAATATGTGATTTATATGACCTCAATGCATATATATcgttgaaaaaaaaagatttacctGCAAAGAATATGCCATCAAAGCGCCTGGTCACTGGATCAATACCGGAAGGGAAACTGATGTATTCTCCGGTCGAAGGGTTCAAAACGTTGACGAAACCTGGTACGGGGAGGCAAACCAAACCTTCACAAGTAAGCGAGGGTCTTTTTGCGTTTGCTGCAAGTAAACAGACCACCTCTATCTCCCCTGCGTCTAACTTAAATCGGTTGTCTCCTACAGCCAGGATTTTCGGGTTCTTCTTCTCAGCTTTCATACGCCTCTCCGCGAAGCTCCTCGACTCCAGGATTGATCTCCATTGTGTTGACACGGTTTTGAATCTGAGGATGGACTTCAGTGGAAGTCCAAGAATATCTCTTCCAGTAAATCATCGGGGATAATAATGTTCATAGGATTTAGGGGTTTCCTTCTCCCTGTTTGTTTTCCCTTTCGTAGACTCACAAACTTTTTGTATTTATGGACTTTTTAAGGGCGGTCCAGTGGGTACCTTCCTTTTTTAAAAACTCTTATTTCCCTCGTTTCTGTGTGAAGCGAATATAAGAAAACCAGTATTTTTTGCCTTTCTTGTCAATTAGAGCATCTTTATCTCAAAATGCTTATTGGTGGAgcttacaaaaataataataaaatagtggggTGGATTCCACTAAATTGAAAAAACCGGTGCCTATGCAGTTTATATAAGCACCGATGTCATTGTGTTGTTTGCACTGTTTGCGGGCCTGCACAGTGCAGAAATCCTTTTTGaggtgctttttttttttgttgtttagaAACAATCCCCCGAttggtttattatttttttttttttaaatcagacaaAAAAAAGCACCTCAAAAAAGGTTTCTGGATTAAAGATACTCTTAACTGCCTTTTTTGCAATATCCTCTTTCATTCCCAAAAGATTGTTTCTAAATTCTTATTTATTAGTGTTCGAAAAACAGAAAATTTTCAGTTATTTATCTGAATTAGAAATATtgtatgaaatatatatatatatatatatatatatatatatatatatatatatatataatgctataaatttttataaataattaaaaatctaaaatttcatTTTGTGTTTTTGGTACGTGaattttaatgttaattaaattatattaatctaagtcgctaaaaatatttattttacatgattttgatcaaattgttaataaattcaTGATTAGGTgaaccaaaaaattattttaaaacattttataatcATGGCATTATCTTATCTATCACATTTTTAACTTTAAGCAAAGTAATTCTAAGTTGCAAAGTTTTcataagtttaataaaaaataactgattaatatttagtaataaaaaaatgaCGGTGGAATTGCATATGTAATTATCACATTAACTTCTCCAGCACATATTATGCATCTACTTTGTACTTGCCTTTTTCattctcttcttgtttctcccattgtcatttctttctttttatcacATTTTACATGCATTGCTATGTCTTCCTAATTTTCTTACATActtttttttgccaaatatcTCTATATCACTCTAAATAATAACACAAATAATACAATCAAGATTAAAATCattgaccaatcaaattataataatttcttaaatttcACCAGTGATAGACACATAAACAAAAGTCACTTAAGTCACTTCTCATTAATAcgtaggaattttttttttaaagttaataatgatttataaagcatgtgtagactttataagattttagtagttattatattatattaatcattattttaaaaatatatgtaattatatattaagttttataaaaaaatagttcattatattaaatagtttataaatattaaaataatttatcaaacattattattctttctataatttttaaaattagttaccataagttattatttgtaatattctttagctTATTTGGCATGTGACATTTACTGGTTCTAGACTTATCTTTAATTatagatctaatttaaataaatcaaaattaaaaatcatcgacAGTAAAATTATagcaatttttaaaaacttcacCAATGATCGCATAAAAAAGTCAATTAAGTGGTTTCTCATTTAATATACAGAAGGATCTTACCTATTAGAAGAATTCAcaactttatatatatgtgatttttAAGTTAAGTCAGGCTTGGGTATTTTACCAAGACCATAAACTCGAACCAAAACCGACCCAAAAACTGGTTCAGATCAGATACGGATAATGCCATTTTATCCCATTGGATCTTGTTGTAGAATGCCCATGGGTCTTGGACCCGATCCAATCGGGTATTAATAGACCCAACTTTGAATAACCCTTAGACCTATGTTAAACCCCTAAAACCGTAAAAACCAAACTCACCCTTCAGATATATGTGTTTGTCTGTTCATTGTCTGTGATAGTTTTGGTCATATCTCTATAACTATATATaactcaagtttttttttatttaacctGGATGTATTCCGGGCCGAAGTCCAGACTAATCCCTAAGGAAGGTGCATCCCACCAATAAATTCTTTCTCCAGATATTAATTCAAATGGTCACAAAGCATGATCATATATCCGCATGGCTATACATTAAGGTAATCTGAGTAGAAACGAATTCCACTCAGCTCCCTTGGGGATACTGAAACCCCATGTACCACGCAGCCAGTGCGTGGTTACTATAACTCATGTGTTTATGAAAAGTGTATTGTTTTTTCGatattgtattttttacatGCATGCACTAATTATATTCAGTTGCGGTTAACTTGATAATGTTGATGTGAATAATGATCAAATTGCACCAAGCTTATTTCAAAATGTGCATACGAGTGCTTTGACGGCAAGAAGAGAAAGCCAACTGTGTGAGCATTGCAGTATTCATGTTGTCAACTCTCAGCAGTACGTATTTCGAAGGCAAAATGGCTCAGTTTCAGTTTCAGGTTTTAATTATGAttatattaacttttttttgttgttgctatGTTACTGAAATTGGTTTTATCTGTTCCAGGAAAGGATGAACAGATGTCTCATGGTCTGTCAAGACAAATTTGAGGCGTCAAAGCTCCATAAGAACATAATTTGATGCGCCAAAGATAGTAAAAGTTGCAGGTTTTAAGttgtttgtaaatatttttgggGTATAAATCCATGTATAAGGTAAAATAGACAAGAATTACTCGATGTATACCTGAAAGTTACAAAAACCGACCCAAAATCAGGAAAAAACCCAAAATACTCAAAAGACCCGAAATCAAACCGGAGCCGTTTGTATCCGAAAAATAGATGTTCTTCATAGCTATTTATATTGTTACTGAACTGACATGGGATCAAAAAGACCCTATCTGAAACCGAATCGTAAATTTCTAAATAGTTTGTTGGATTCAAATGTCTAGGATATGAAAGACTCTGACTCAAATCCGACCCCAAGATCCAGATGCCAAGGTACAAAAATACATGAAATCCACTTGGGTAAGAGGCGATAGGAGCGATCAACACTatgtaaaaacaataaaaatatgatCGATCTTTAATGCGATCGATCCATAGAATAATGAATAGCCAAGTGTGACTGGTAACTATCTTAAGAACAATAAGAACATGGGAAAAGAATGAGtaggaataaaattttaagaatgaTGAGGAATGAtggttccttatcaaaattaataAGGAATAGATTTATTCTATAATTCTCTACAAACAAAGGAACGAAgaggaatgaaaaggaaaattTATTCCTCATGAATGGTAAAAAATTTAAGGAATGCTAAGGAACATAGTGTTCTTTCTCATTCCCTTGGCGACTGGTGACCAttcagaaaacaagaaaaacgaACAGAAAATGAATGTACAAGAATAAAATAACAGGAATGAAAAAGAATGGTTGTTCCTTCTCAAATTTAACAAggaataattttgttatttaattctctacaaaaaagaaaaagaataagagGGAATGATAGGAaattattattccttgtgaatggtaatttttttaagaacgtTAGGGAATGTATTATTTCTCGTCGTTCCTTGGTCATACCCTAagtgttttttattaaaatgattGAACTGGCGTAATCCTAGTGATAACATGATGCATGggttcaaaatatatttaggTTCCGTATTAAAAAGCCCAAGCTGGATACATTTGAATAAGGAGTCTAAATTCAGGCCCATGTTTCTATATTCAGACACAACGGCACAACCGATCGCCGAATATAAGCCCTAGCCGCGTCGAAACAGAGAGTATTATACATTTCAGAGGAACAGTTCACTTCTTCTTTTCTACTTGTGGGTTTAGAGAAAGATGAAACCTTCTCAAAAGAGAGCTCGCAAACTCAAAACACAATCAGCCGAAAACGCCACCGGCGAAGTCAAAGAAGCTTCCGTCACACACCTGACCGAATCTCCGTCCCCTGAGCCTCCCGAAACCAACCCATCTCCGCCGCGACTCAACCGTGGGAGAGGCAAAAAGCGCCGACTGAGCAACAACCCATCCGAAACCACCGAGCAGCAACGCGGCGGCGTAGTCAGCCAGAGGTCGTCTCTTCCTCACCACCACCACTCTGATTGCAACAACAATGGGACGACTGTTTCAGCGGCAGCAACAGCGGAATCCACACCTGCTGCTCCGAGCTGGGAGACTGTCGTGAAAGTTGTGCCTTCGATGGACGCTGTGGTGAAAGTCTTCTGCGTCCACACTGATCCTAACTTCTCCCTGCCGTGGCAGATGAAACGGCAGTACAGCTCCGGTAGTAGCGGCTTCATCATCGGAGGAAGAAGGGTCTTGACGAACGCTCATTCCGTTGAGCATCATACTCAAGTTAAGCTCAAGAAGCGTGGCTCCGACACTAAGTATCTAGCTACGGTATTAGCCATTGGAACTGAATGCGACATTGGTAAGTTTCTTGCTGTTTTTAGTTTTGTGTTGCAATTAGGCCTGTGCAGTTTGGGCATTGGGTAGTTCGGGTAGGGGACTAGAGGCTCTATTTATTATATGACCTATGTTGATAGTTTAAGATTCGGTTCAGGTAATTTCGGATTGGGTTCGGCTAATTTTGGATTTGGTTCAGTTCGGATAGTAAAACTAGGAATCAGAAAATACTTCGAATAAAAACATTTTGATACTTTTGGATACTTTCGGGTATATTAGTGATGGGCCTAACTCACACCCAAAAGCTTATGAGTGGAGGTTTACCCATACACACATATATTACTCTCATTCACTCATATATTCTCGATGTGGGACTCTAATACACTCCCCCTCACGCTCAGGATTGGACATCTGAAGCGTAAAGTTTGTGGGACTGGACATCCACGGGTAGGCCACAAtcgaaaaattgaaaatttttgggctctgataccatattagtgaTGGGTCTAACTCACACCCAAAAGCTACCTCATGCGTAGAGGTTTAcccatacacatatatattactcCCATTCACTCATATTTTCTCGATGTGGGACTCTAAGAGTAGTTtagatatttaatataaaaatataggaatCATTCTGGTATTTATGGGTTTCAGTCAGGTTTTGGTTTTGGATATTtaggtttggttcggttttttctttttttttgcccaGGCCTAGTTGCAATGGAACAGTTTCTTGATTGTTTCTTGGGATTATTGCAGCATTGTTGACGGTTAGTGATGATGAGTTTTGGGAAGGAGTGTCTCCTGTGGAGTTTGGAGATCTACCAGCTTTGCAAGATGCTGTAACTGTTGTTGGTTATCCGATTGGTGGAGACACTATCTCCGTCACGAGCGGTGTTGTTTCTCGGATGGAGATACTGTCTTATGTACATGGCTCGACAGAGCTTTTGGGGTTGCAGATTGACGCGGCTATAAACTCTGGGAACTCTGGTGGTCCAGCGTTTAACGACAAGGGGAAATGCGTGGGGATTGCGTTTCAGTCGTTGAAACATGAAGATGCTGAGAACATTGGTTATGTCATACCAACGCCTGTGATTGGACATTTCATTCAAGACTATGAGAAGCATAATAAGTACACAGGTACATTTTAAAGTCTCTTTGGTGTTTCTTTCTATATCTACTACATTGTGTCTCATTACTTGTACTTGTTTTAGGGTTTCCTGTGATTGGGATTGAGTGGCAGAAGATGGAGAATCCAGATTTGCGTAAGAAAATGGGAATGGAGTCTCATCAAAAGGGGGTGAGGATAAGGAGAATCGAGCCTACTGCCCCGGAGTCACAGGTTTTGAAGCCATCTGATATCATCCTTAGCTTTGATGGAGTTAATATTGCTAATGATGGAACTGGTAATGATTTCTTCTTACTACCAATTAGTGAGTCTGAGACATTCTTGGCTTTATGTTcttgtttggatttttttgtGTATAGTTCCATTTAGGCATGGAGAAAGAATTGGGTTTAGCTATCTTATATCTCAGAAGTACACTGGAGATTCTGCTCTTGTGAAGATCCTGCGTAACAGAGAGATTCTTGAGTTCAACGTAAAACTTGCAATTCACAAGAAGCTAATCCCTGCACACATAAGTGGCAAACCTCCTTCTTACTTCATCGTTGCTGGCTTTGTTTTTACTACAGTCTCTGTTCCTTATCTTCGCTCTGAGGTCTGTCTTTGACTCTCTCTATATCTTTCTATCTCACACGCACTGTAACCATTTCCCATTCTATGTTTTTGCAGTATGGAAAAGAATACGAGTATGATGCACCTGTCAAGCTTTTGGAGAAACATCTTCATGCAATGACTCAATCCGTGGACGAGCAACTTGTTGTAGTTTCACAGGTTGGTTTCTTTTGCGCGATCAAACGTTATTCTTTGCCTTTGATATCGAAATCTCATCATCCATATCAAATGCAGGTTCTTGTTTCTGACATTAACATTGGTTATGAGGAGATTGTCAATACCCAGGTTTGTATAAATTTGCATAATCATGTGTTGATGATGCTTCCATCAACTCTCTATATGGTGGTCTGTGTAGGTTGTTGCTTTCAATGGCAAACCTGTGAAAAACTTGAAATGTTTGGCTGAGATGGTGGAGAATTGTGTGGATGAATACATGGAGTTTTATCTTGATTATCATCAGGTATGAATGATTCTCTCTGATGATCTGTAGACATAATAACCTTTTAGCTAAAATCTCTCTGGGGTATTTTGTGGACAGATTGTTGTTCTGCAAACTAAGACTGCAAAAGAGGCAACTTTAGATATTCTGACCACACATTGCATACCTTCTGCTATGTCTGATGATCTTAAGACTTGAATAAGAAACCGAAACAGTGGCAGCCATAAACAAAGCATGTAAGGAGGAGAGATTTTGCACCATGGAAGGCACACAAAAGCAAATACAGTCATGGAAGACAAGCTTTAAAAGCTCAAACCATATCTTTTGTCttctttgatttttgttttgaattcgACTTATTTGATCAACAAAAGATGAGAGTCAAAATCGTAAAAGAGTAAAACGCATGCAAAAACAAAATGGTCTCTAATCTCATTTGGTTCTCTGCAAAGCGTACAAGTTTGTATGACACCCAATTGTCTACAATGTTATAAAAGCATATTAGGTAGAATAGATGGGGTGAACCATACTATCTTATGCCATCATGCTTGCTACACGTTATCGTTGAGTTCGAATCAGGTCTCATGTCTTTGTCtaaaaagaagaacaaaatcTCTTTAAATTCTACTCGAGCATTAGAGTTTCGAATCTTTCGATATAAAGATCTTCCTTACGAGGTTAATGAATCAAGTGGAACAAATACAGTATAAACTTTATCAAGTATATTAATATTGAATAAACACAATAAATTATAACTTTCGTGTAAAATATGAAGTAGTTCGGTAAGataataaactaataatattaaaagTTGTTACCTAAATATATGgttatattaataattagtatatgtttaaattttatataacatataacacaacattttatcatttttttcttcaagaTAAATTTCATCTCTAATTTTATTTGTTCATTTTAATATGTTGATATTACTTTATCGAATTACATATAAAACACATTTGTATTCTACCATCTGCAttacacatatataaaatatttaaataatctaataaaaataaatgaaattcaAATTTATCAAATCTAACTAATGGAGTATATATTATTGTGaaataaatatcttttttaattttaaataaaatattttaaaatatgtaaaactaCTTTTTCTGTAACAATTTTATAGATTATTAAATTGCATTAATCCcattattattaatttgtaaAGTTTTTAATGTGTGtctcattttaaaatatatctctctctcacttAATGATGTTGGTGTTGGTGATGTTATGACTTGCTTTCAGTTTCAGGCTAATCCATTTAGAGAAATTTCGTTGTGGTACgtaatcaatttttttgtagTTAAACTATAGATTACAAAACctaattttaagaaattaaacACGGATGTTAATAGTGTGTAAATCATACGGATCGTTGGGAATAGTTCTATTGCTTAAAGTCAGTACTTAAGTttaaacaaaagttttttttgccgaagaaattttttgttaaacaaCGAGGTTTTCCTAGGGCCGGAGAAAAAGGCCGATTACTTAATAATCTTTTCAGGTTGTCAAGCATACTCAaagtagaatttttttttttataatccttATCGGCTAATCTGGTCAGCCTCAAGAGGAACACACTTAGTGATACATAGTGCACTGACTACCACACTGCATGACCAGAATTTGGAATACTTTCCGACTAATGTCAGGAAGTGAACCGATCATCTATTATGATCTACTATGTAAATCATTTGGGCTGAAACTCAGACTGACCAAGTAATGATTATTTAGTTCCCAGAGAGAATCGAACCTAGAACTAATGTGGATACACACGAAGCTCCAAAAGATTACCATTAGGTTACCACCACTTGGTTAACTAGAAATTTTTTGCACAAATGTTTCTAATCCTTTCTAACTGAGCCAGCTCATCTGgttaaaatcaacaaaaaaattctaatatcATCTACATAAAATACATGGTTTAAAACTCTAACGATAACGACTATTCACTTAACGACTATTCACTTATCCTAATTCTACGGTATGCAGTTCTGAACTCGTTGTAGTTCTCCTACTTAGGGTATGACTGATTTCCTCGCTACCACCCACAAACACAGTTTTTATAATTGGTAGCGGTTATTAGTGTTTTGCAACAAGTAAACAgactattaatttaaaatatataaattattttatttgtgtaTCACACATGACCGAATGTAGTAATCAATAGTCCAAAACTTAAGCATACATAGTACACGATATTTGTGTATCACACATGAACTAATTTAGTAATCAGTAGTCCAAAACTTAAGCATtcataatataagatatttgTGTATTCACACATGACCTGATGTGTAATCAATAAAGTCCAAAACTTAAGCATACATAGCACAAGATAGACAGGGACGGGGACCAGTTTTCAAATggatacaaatttttttaaataaatctacTGAAActatgttccaaaaaaaaaaaaaaaaaaaaaaaaaatctactgaA
This window encodes:
- the LOC103864413 gene encoding heat stress transcription factor A-1d, producing the protein MELYEIVNDHSLDAIISWTNNSNNSFIVWDVPRFCTKILPKSVEFGRNFSEFVSELRHHGFQRIGWFEFGHNNFVRSRPWLLKRMVPSKAWDDKFGAKLKAKRDKAKAKKARAKVVRLLENLQI
- the LOC103864224 gene encoding putative F-box/LRR-repeat protein 23, whose product is MKDAKLINWAELPSELIYSILHRLSVPDRLGNARNVCRSWRRVCQDPLMWRKIEMSNMGEYKEAKDYYHAAEAMCRRAVDLSQGGLLEINIEYVGTDSLLAYLADRSSNLKQLVLTECNGITDVGLLGAVMKLKLLEHLELSYFYFMELDLESIGRSCPLLKTLKLNNVGCYYLEDESDDDALAIAKTMPGLHHLQLIGNMLTDTGVNAIVENCPHLKSLDLRDCGYINLAPR
- the LOC103864225 gene encoding protease Do-like 9 translates to MKPSQKRARKLKTQSAENATGEVKEASVTHLTESPSPEPPETNPSPPRLNRGRGKKRRLSNNPSETTEQQRGGVVSQRSSLPHHHHSDCNNNGTTVSAAATAESTPAAPSWETVVKVVPSMDAVVKVFCVHTDPNFSLPWQMKRQYSSGSSGFIIGGRRVLTNAHSVEHHTQVKLKKRGSDTKYLATVLAIGTECDIALLTVSDDEFWEGVSPVEFGDLPALQDAVTVVGYPIGGDTISVTSGVVSRMEILSYVHGSTELLGLQIDAAINSGNSGGPAFNDKGKCVGIAFQSLKHEDAENIGYVIPTPVIGHFIQDYEKHNKYTGFPVIGIEWQKMENPDLRKKMGMESHQKGVRIRRIEPTAPESQVLKPSDIILSFDGVNIANDGTVPFRHGERIGFSYLISQKYTGDSALVKILRNREILEFNVKLAIHKKLIPAHISGKPPSYFIVAGFVFTTVSVPYLRSEYGKEYEYDAPVKLLEKHLHAMTQSVDEQLVVVSQVLVSDINIGYEEIVNTQVVAFNGKPVKNLKCLAEMVENCVDEYMEFYLDYHQIVVLQTKTAKEATLDILTTHCIPSAMSDDLKT